The Urbifossiella limnaea nucleotide sequence GACCGCGTGACCCTGGGCCTCGTACACGTCCCAGTCGGACTTCTCCCCGCGGCCGACGAACAGAGTCGAGAGGCGCAGGGAACGGCCGTCGTACAGGTGGTTGAAGCTGCGGGCGAAGGCGGCGTCGGGGTCCGCCGAGTAGCCCGCCTCGATCGCGCTATCGACCCACCGCGGCAGGCGACGCCCCAACCGCGTCGTCAGGACGAGCCGGGCGGCCGTCCGGGGCGCCTCGACGCCGAGGAGGGCGTCGAGGCCGCCGTGGACCGTGGCGTCGTACGGAACGCCCGTCACACCCCGGAAGCGAACCTCGCCCGTGTACCAGCCGGCCGTCCGGTGCGCCTTCACTCCCACTAAGACTGGCTCCTTCCACGCCGGTAGGTCCTTGCCGAGCCACTCGACGGCGACCGCCTTCCGCTGTCGCTCGAACTCCTCGCCGAGGGCGCGGGCGACGGCCGCGGTCGGCGCCGTCACTTCAAAGTTCGCCGTCTTGTGGACGAACGGCGCGGCCGGTGCCGCGGGTTCCTTCGCGGGGTGCGCCTTCGCACCCGGCGCGGGGATGCGCTCGGGCTCCGGCTGCGGCGCGGCGTCGTTCGCCCAGCCGACGCCGAGGCCGGCCAGCACCGCGACGCACAGCGCGGCCGCTGCCGCGGAACGGGTCGTCGTCATAGCTGCGAGCACTCCGTGGGCCAGGGCCGCGGCGGGCAGGTCCGCCCCGCCGCCGGCCAGGAAGAGGGTCGCGCCGTCCGTCACCTTCCCCACCAGAGACGCCGGAACCGCTTCGGCGGTGGCCGCCAGCGCGGCGAGCGCCGCGGCGGGGGTGATGCCGCGCCGTTCGAGGCGCGACCGCAGCAGTTCCTTTGCCTCGTCGAGCCGGCGGCGGACGGTGCGGCTGCTCCACCCGAGCGCGGCCGCGGCCTGGTCCTGGGTGCGGCCGTCGAGCAGGCACGCGACCGCCGCCGCCCGCAGCTTGTCCGGCAGGCGCGTGAACTCGTCGGCGAGAACCGCCCCGAGTTCGGCAGACAGGAGGCCGGAGTCGGGAGGCAGGTGACACGCCGGTTCCGCGTTAGCTGATTCCGGTCGCCGGTCGCGCTGCCGCATCCGCCGGCCGACACGGCCGGCGACGCCGACGAGCCAGCTGCCGACCGACGCCGCCTTGCGGACCGACCCGGCCCGCGCCGCTAGCACCAGAAACGTGGCCTGGAACGCGTCGTCCGCGGCGGACCGGCCGACGAGCCGGCGGCAGGTGCCGAGCACGGCGGGTCCGTGGCGACGAACGAGTTCGGCGAAGGCGTCGGCGTCGCGGCCGGCGACGAACCGCGCCAGCAGGTCGGCGTCGGGCTCGGCCGGGGCGGCGGCCGCGAGGAGGTGAAGCAGGCCGGGCATCCGTGACCCTCAGGGTGACACCCGGGTAGTGCGGCTCGGGCGCCGAGGGCGGACAGGAAAATGGCCTACGGGTGCGCCAG carries:
- a CDS encoding RNA polymerase sigma factor, whose translation is MPGLLHLLAAAAPAEPDADLLARFVAGRDADAFAELVRRHGPAVLGTCRRLVGRSAADDAFQATFLVLAARAGSVRKAASVGSWLVGVAGRVGRRMRQRDRRPESANAEPACHLPPDSGLLSAELGAVLADEFTRLPDKLRAAAVACLLDGRTQDQAAAALGWSSRTVRRRLDEAKELLRSRLERRGITPAAALAALAATAEAVPASLVGKVTDGATLFLAGGGADLPAAALAHGVLAAMTTTRSAAAAALCVAVLAGLGVGWANDAAPQPEPERIPAPGAKAHPAKEPAAPAAPFVHKTANFEVTAPTAAVARALGEEFERQRKAVAVEWLGKDLPAWKEPVLVGVKAHRTAGWYTGEVRFRGVTGVPYDATVHGGLDALLGVEAPRTAARLVLTTRLGRRLPRWVDSAIEAGYSADPDAAFARSFNHLYDGRSLRLSTLFVGRGEKSDWDVYEAQGHAVVKFLLAHVGVSKANPAPGSRLARLLDGAPEPQRGRVVAFVAAGAEANTAAGWDAAARDVYGFDSVDRMEVAWLDWHRRNAPPKGEPERADPDRIPPPDARRDRTHFRHFGILPSFNVIAPSTDVAHAVGIAAEKHRRELAKRWFGAELPDAADSVTIRVTITAGGSGGATTFTFGEADGKRPPGVKTASMELHGPLDAVLKSVLPHEVTHVVLATHFGRPLPRWADEGIAVLAEADAEQFNHEIRARELLNAGRAIRLDTLFRMTDYPRDQIVTFAQGHSVCRFLLERGATGVRADTPRFARGDKEPALMAFLALGMGENSAASWATAAKEVYGFESLDALEQAWIDSLRAPPRRR